A region of Bacillus cabrialesii DNA encodes the following proteins:
- a CDS encoding DNA-3-methyladenine glycosylase, with protein sequence MTREKNPLPITFYQKTALELAPSLLGCLLVKETDQGTASGYIVETEAYMGAEDRAAHSFNNRRTKRTEIMFAEAGRVYTYVMHTHTLLNVVAAEEGIPQAVLIRAIEPHEGQLLMEERRPGRRPREWTNGPGKLTKALGVTMNDYGRWITEQPLYIESGYTPEEISTGPRIGIDNSGEARDYPWRFWVTGNRYVSR encoded by the coding sequence GTGACGAGAGAAAAAAATCCGCTGCCCATCACGTTTTACCAAAAAACCGCTCTTGAGCTTGCCCCGTCGCTTCTCGGCTGTCTTTTGGTCAAAGAAACAGACCAAGGCACAGCGTCAGGATATATCGTGGAAACAGAAGCCTATATGGGGGCTGAAGACAGAGCCGCCCACAGCTTTAACAACCGCCGGACGAAGCGGACTGAGATTATGTTTGCGGAAGCTGGGCGGGTGTATACATACGTGATGCACACCCATACATTGCTGAATGTCGTTGCCGCAGAAGAGGGTATCCCGCAAGCGGTATTAATCAGGGCGATTGAGCCGCATGAAGGCCAGCTGTTAATGGAGGAGAGAAGGCCGGGCCGGCGTCCGAGGGAATGGACAAACGGGCCCGGAAAGCTGACGAAAGCGCTTGGCGTCACGATGAATGACTACGGACGCTGGATCACAGAACAGCCGCTTTACATTGAAAGCGGGTACACACCGGAAGAGATTTCAACCGGACCCCGCATCGGCATCGACAACAGCGGAGAGGCGCGCGATTATCCGTGGCGTTTCTGGGTGACGGGGAACAGGTACGTGTCGCGTTAG
- the katX gene encoding catalase KatX produces the protein MKDDHQKNHHGTNAQSSGDALSHKTSGKNESEDTLTNRQGHPVTDNQNVRTVGNRGPTTLENYDFLEKISHFDRERIPERVVHARGAGAHGYFEAYGSFGDEPISTYTRAKLFQEKGKKTPAFVRFSTVNHGKHSPETLRDPRGFAVKLYTEDGNWDLVGNNLKIFFIRDPLKFPDLVHAFQPDPVTNIQDGERIFDFISQSPEATHMITFLFSPWGIPANYRQMQGSGVHAYKWVNEEGKAVLVKYHFEPKQGIRNLTQKEAEEIQGKNFNHATQDLYDAIENGDYPEWEVYAQIMSDDEHPELDFDPLDPTKLWYKDDFPWKPIGKLVLNKNPENYHAEVEQASFGTGVLVDGLDFSDDKLLQGRTFSYSDTQRYRVGANYLQLPINSPKKHVATNQEGGQMQYRVDRAEGQNPHVNYEPSIMGGLKEAKQDGKDHTPHVEGDVKREAIDRTNNFGQAGETYRRFTEFERNELITNLVNTLSTCRKEIQDQMIENFTKADPDYGKRVAEGLKKASENNSNGPIGTTDTEQAAKQAVQESHPSDPY, from the coding sequence ATGAAAGATGATCATCAGAAAAACCATCACGGAACAAATGCCCAAAGCAGCGGGGATGCTCTTTCTCATAAGACATCGGGGAAAAACGAGTCAGAGGATACCTTAACGAACAGGCAGGGGCATCCTGTCACTGACAACCAGAATGTCAGAACGGTCGGGAACAGAGGGCCTACAACGCTTGAGAACTATGATTTTCTCGAGAAAATCAGCCATTTTGACCGTGAACGCATTCCGGAGCGGGTTGTCCATGCCAGAGGAGCGGGTGCACACGGGTATTTTGAAGCGTACGGAAGCTTTGGAGACGAACCGATTTCGACGTACACCCGGGCTAAGCTCTTTCAGGAAAAAGGCAAGAAAACACCGGCATTTGTCCGTTTTTCTACGGTGAATCATGGAAAACACTCACCTGAAACATTGAGAGACCCGCGCGGTTTTGCCGTTAAGCTTTATACCGAAGACGGCAACTGGGATTTGGTCGGGAACAACCTGAAGATCTTTTTTATCCGTGACCCGCTGAAATTTCCGGACCTTGTGCACGCATTTCAGCCTGACCCAGTGACAAACATCCAAGATGGTGAACGTATTTTCGACTTCATTTCTCAGTCTCCTGAAGCGACACATATGATCACCTTCTTGTTTTCGCCTTGGGGCATTCCGGCCAACTACAGGCAAATGCAGGGCTCAGGCGTCCACGCCTATAAATGGGTGAATGAGGAAGGCAAGGCCGTTCTCGTGAAATACCATTTCGAACCGAAGCAAGGCATCCGCAACCTGACACAGAAGGAAGCGGAAGAGATTCAAGGGAAAAACTTTAACCATGCAACACAGGATTTGTATGACGCGATTGAAAATGGCGATTATCCGGAGTGGGAAGTGTATGCCCAGATCATGAGCGATGATGAGCATCCTGAACTGGACTTTGATCCCCTTGACCCGACAAAGCTGTGGTATAAAGACGATTTCCCATGGAAGCCGATCGGCAAATTGGTGCTGAACAAAAATCCGGAAAACTACCATGCGGAAGTGGAACAAGCTTCATTCGGAACGGGAGTGCTTGTCGACGGGCTTGATTTTTCAGATGACAAACTGCTTCAGGGACGGACGTTTTCCTACTCTGATACGCAGCGCTACCGTGTAGGCGCAAACTACCTGCAGCTTCCGATCAACTCGCCGAAAAAGCATGTCGCCACCAACCAAGAAGGCGGGCAAATGCAATATCGGGTCGATAGGGCAGAAGGACAAAACCCGCACGTCAACTATGAACCATCCATTATGGGCGGGCTGAAAGAAGCGAAGCAGGATGGAAAAGATCATACGCCGCATGTCGAGGGCGATGTAAAGCGTGAGGCGATCGACAGAACGAACAACTTCGGACAGGCCGGAGAAACGTACCGGAGATTTACTGAATTTGAACGGAACGAATTGATCACGAATTTGGTCAATACGCTTTCCACATGCCGCAAAGAAATCCAGGATCAGATGATTGAGAATTTCACAAAAGCTGATCCGGATTACGGAAAACGCGTGGCGGAAGGGCTGAAAAAGGCCTCCGAGAACAACAGCAACGGACCGATCGGCACAACAGACACTGAACAGGCTGCAAAGCAGGCTGTTCAGGAAAGCCATCCGTCTGACCCGTATTAA
- a CDS encoding MFS transporter, whose product MELKQDMIPQKKTIGALDHAVFLCMVFCFWFSGYIYVPVFSLYLEDLHFSYGAIGIILGSYGVTQILLRFPLGLLSDILFSLRKQLLIAGFGFSILSSLLFLMFDSFFFVLAARLFAGITASMWVMATILYTHYFNNSNASKAMGIMQFFTVMPQFVSIVFCGLAAARLGRQVPFWMALAASAAGLVICCFIKDPSASPANRDTIQVKQYIQDTLRLPKLKLFTILSMTAHAVLFMTVFGFTPLFIHQLGMGDAELLWVMSAFFLPHAAATLSFVFLRFTSRIAYFVMLVSFAVTGVCLLFVPFSAALFTVCITHACIGLALGFVFPLLLSRIVDISSARLKMSVMGFYQSFYALGIFFGPLLAGKIAQLFGLAEVFYGAGLMAFAAFLVMLAQKHNMIN is encoded by the coding sequence ATGGAATTGAAGCAGGACATGATTCCTCAGAAAAAAACAATCGGCGCTTTAGATCACGCCGTTTTTTTATGTATGGTATTTTGTTTTTGGTTTTCAGGCTATATTTATGTGCCTGTATTCAGCCTGTATTTGGAGGATCTGCACTTTTCATACGGCGCAATCGGCATCATCCTCGGCAGCTACGGGGTTACGCAAATTCTTCTGCGATTCCCGCTCGGCCTTCTGTCAGACATCCTGTTTTCTCTGCGCAAGCAATTGTTAATTGCCGGATTTGGTTTTTCCATTCTCAGCAGCCTGCTTTTTCTGATGTTTGACTCTTTCTTCTTCGTGCTGGCCGCGCGGCTGTTTGCGGGGATAACCGCTTCTATGTGGGTGATGGCGACCATTTTATACACGCACTACTTTAACAATAGCAATGCATCAAAAGCGATGGGCATCATGCAGTTTTTCACCGTCATGCCTCAGTTTGTCAGCATTGTGTTCTGCGGGCTGGCGGCAGCCCGCTTAGGCAGGCAGGTCCCGTTTTGGATGGCGCTGGCGGCCTCGGCCGCCGGCCTGGTGATATGCTGCTTTATTAAAGATCCGTCGGCTTCTCCCGCAAACCGCGATACAATCCAGGTCAAACAATACATTCAAGACACATTGCGGCTTCCGAAGCTGAAGCTTTTCACCATCCTGTCTATGACGGCCCATGCGGTGTTATTTATGACAGTGTTTGGATTTACACCGCTTTTCATTCATCAGCTCGGAATGGGTGACGCGGAGCTGCTTTGGGTGATGAGCGCTTTTTTCCTCCCTCACGCAGCCGCCACACTAAGCTTTGTGTTTCTGCGCTTCACGAGCCGAATTGCTTACTTCGTGATGCTCGTCAGTTTTGCTGTCACCGGAGTCTGTTTGCTATTCGTTCCTTTTTCAGCTGCATTGTTCACGGTTTGCATCACACACGCCTGCATCGGGCTGGCGCTCGGTTTCGTATTTCCTCTGCTGCTAAGCCGCATCGTCGATATTAGTTCTGCCCGTTTGAAAATGTCAGTGATGGGATTTTATCAATCGTTTTATGCGCTGGGCATCTTCTTTGGGCCCCTTCTTGCGGGAAAAATCGCACAGCTTTTTGGGCTTGCCGAGGTTTTTTACGGAGCCGGATTGATGGCATTTGCCGCCTTTCTTGTGATGCTCGCGCAAAAGCATAATATGATCAATTAA
- a CDS encoding ABC transporter permease — protein sequence MKVLLTLLQKEWLEGWKSGKLIWLPVAMMIVGLTQPLTIYYMPEIIEHGGNLPDGMKISFTMPSGSEVMVSTLSQFNTLGMALIIFSVMGSVANERNQGVTALIMSRPVTAAHYIVSKWLTQSVIGIGAFAAGYGLAYYYVRLLFEHTSFSHFAASLGLYALWIMFIVTAGLAGSTMFRSLGAAAAFGIGLTAAVSFAVSLFPDGAKWLPAELCKQAEHILLHGERADFFAWSLIFSILCIMLLAVFSVWRFRRYESY from the coding sequence ATGAAGGTGTTGTTAACGCTATTGCAAAAGGAATGGCTGGAAGGATGGAAAAGCGGCAAACTGATTTGGCTGCCGGTCGCGATGATGATCGTCGGATTGACACAGCCGCTGACCATTTATTATATGCCGGAAATCATCGAACACGGAGGAAATCTTCCTGACGGCATGAAAATCAGTTTTACGATGCCTTCCGGGTCTGAAGTGATGGTCAGCACGCTTTCACAATTCAACACGCTTGGCATGGCTCTGATCATCTTTAGCGTGATGGGCAGTGTAGCCAATGAAAGGAATCAAGGGGTAACGGCGCTGATCATGTCACGTCCTGTGACGGCAGCCCATTATATCGTGAGCAAGTGGCTCACCCAAAGTGTGATCGGAATCGGGGCGTTTGCAGCTGGATACGGACTTGCTTATTATTACGTCCGTCTGCTGTTTGAACACACATCATTCAGCCATTTTGCCGCAAGCCTTGGCCTCTATGCTCTTTGGATCATGTTTATTGTAACTGCAGGCCTTGCCGGAAGCACGATGTTTCGGTCCCTTGGAGCAGCCGCGGCTTTCGGAATTGGGCTCACAGCTGCTGTTTCCTTTGCTGTCTCGCTTTTTCCCGATGGTGCGAAGTGGCTTCCGGCCGAGCTTTGCAAGCAGGCGGAGCATATCCTGCTTCATGGAGAGAGAGCGGATTTCTTCGCATGGTCACTCATATTCTCCATTTTGTGTATCATGCTTCTTGCCGTGTTTTCTGTGTGGCGCTTCCGGCGGTATGAAAGCTATTAA
- a CDS encoding ABC transporter ATP-binding protein, with product MLSIESLCKSYRHHQAVKNVSFHVNENECVALLGPNGAGKTTTLQMLAGLLSPTSGTIKLLGEKNPDRRLIGYLPQYPAFYSWMTANEFLIFAGRLSGLSKKKCQEKIGGMLEFVGLQESAHKRIGGYSGGMKQRLGLAQALLHKPKLLILDEPVSALDPSGRFEVLDMMRELKKHMAVLFSTHVLHDAEQVCDQVVIMKNGELSWKGALQRLKKQHQTNVFTLTVKEKLKGWLEEKPYVSAIVYMNPSQAVFELQDLHAGRTLLSDCIRTGLTVTHFEQKKESLEDVYLKVVHT from the coding sequence ATGCTGTCTATTGAATCATTATGCAAATCGTATCGGCATCATCAAGCTGTAAAAAATGTCAGTTTTCACGTGAATGAAAACGAGTGTGTCGCATTATTAGGCCCTAATGGAGCCGGTAAAACCACAACGCTGCAAATGCTGGCCGGGCTGCTCTCGCCAACCTCCGGAACCATCAAGCTGTTAGGGGAGAAAAATCCGGACCGGCGTTTGATCGGGTACCTTCCGCAGTATCCTGCTTTTTATTCGTGGATGACTGCAAACGAGTTTTTAATATTTGCCGGGAGACTGTCCGGTCTTTCAAAGAAAAAATGCCAAGAGAAAATCGGCGGGATGCTGGAATTTGTCGGCTTGCAGGAATCCGCGCACAAAAGAATCGGCGGCTATTCAGGCGGCATGAAGCAAAGACTCGGGCTGGCACAGGCGCTGCTCCATAAACCGAAGCTTTTGATATTGGATGAACCGGTGTCCGCTCTTGATCCGTCAGGACGGTTCGAGGTGCTGGACATGATGCGGGAGCTGAAGAAGCATATGGCTGTCCTGTTTTCTACACACGTATTGCACGATGCGGAGCAGGTGTGCGATCAGGTGGTCATCATGAAAAACGGGGAGCTTTCATGGAAAGGGGCGTTACAGCGGCTAAAAAAACAGCATCAAACGAACGTTTTTACCCTTACAGTGAAAGAGAAATTAAAGGGCTGGCTTGAAGAGAAACCTTACGTCTCCGCTATAGTCTATATGAATCCGTCTCAAGCTGTTTTCGAGCTGCAGGATTTACACGCTGGCAGGACGTTGCTGAGTGACTGTATCCGAACGGGATTGACTGTCACCCATTTTGAACAGAAAAAGGAGTCGCTTGAAGACGTCTATCTAAAGGTGGTGCACACATGA
- the yxlE gene encoding sigma Y negative regulator YxlE — protein MNISWEMILPLIVLQLVLAVFALISCIKEERTNGPKWMWAAIIVCINIIGPILFFTVGRKQM, from the coding sequence GTGAATATTTCTTGGGAAATGATTTTGCCGCTGATTGTATTACAGTTGGTTTTGGCGGTGTTTGCCCTTATCAGCTGTATAAAAGAAGAGCGGACAAACGGGCCTAAGTGGATGTGGGCTGCAATTATTGTATGTATCAATATTATCGGGCCGATTTTATTTTTTACCGTCGGCAGAAAGCAAATGTAA
- the yxlD gene encoding sigma Y negative regulator YxlD, with the protein MTQTEMIITASAYLIVLAQGIFLFIDAKKRNRMAWIWGIVGLITAPMPLICYYFFVIKPDREKRGIKQ; encoded by the coding sequence ATGACACAAACAGAAATGATCATAACGGCTTCGGCTTATCTCATCGTATTGGCACAGGGAATCTTTTTATTTATTGATGCGAAAAAACGAAATCGCATGGCATGGATTTGGGGGATTGTCGGACTGATTACAGCACCGATGCCTCTGATTTGCTATTACTTTTTTGTTATTAAGCCGGACCGGGAGAAAAGGGGGATCAAGCAGTGA
- a CDS encoding YxlC family protein produces the protein MNKEKRSLHLKSELQKIDETANPSIPDQKELLYQLSQMKAERRRKLLKEIILFVFCALMVVSAAILAFTQAPAVFIVLQVCVLATLPILIVTEKKRQLGECEVERR, from the coding sequence ATGAATAAAGAAAAGCGATCTCTTCATTTAAAATCAGAATTGCAGAAAATTGATGAAACAGCCAATCCCTCTATACCGGATCAAAAAGAACTGCTTTACCAGCTGTCACAAATGAAAGCTGAACGCAGAAGAAAACTGCTGAAAGAGATCATCTTATTTGTATTCTGCGCGCTGATGGTTGTGAGTGCGGCGATCCTGGCATTCACTCAAGCTCCCGCTGTGTTTATCGTACTTCAGGTTTGTGTGCTTGCTACCCTGCCGATTTTGATTGTGACCGAGAAAAAAAGACAGCTCGGGGAATGCGAGGTGGAGCGCCGATGA
- the sigY gene encoding RNA polymerase sigma factor SigY, with amino-acid sequence MDTHEEQQLIQQAKEGDDEAFTALFHYHYSFLYKYLLKLSLHPDLSEELVQETFLKGYIHLRSFQGRSKFSTWLISIASRLYLDHQKKRKREWKRNQAVTEEAIRKIKWDVSVKGAEWSETLDLFSKLDPKLRTPVLLRHYYGYTYAEIGLMLQIKEGTVKSRVHKGLQQIRKEWDDE; translated from the coding sequence TTGGATACACACGAAGAACAGCAGCTGATACAACAGGCGAAAGAGGGAGACGACGAAGCGTTTACAGCTCTTTTCCACTATCATTATTCTTTTTTATATAAATATTTGCTAAAACTTTCTCTTCATCCTGACCTCAGCGAGGAGCTCGTTCAGGAAACCTTTTTGAAAGGGTACATTCATTTAAGAAGCTTCCAAGGCCGTTCCAAATTCTCCACGTGGCTGATTTCTATTGCATCCAGGCTCTACCTCGATCACCAAAAAAAGAGAAAGAGAGAATGGAAACGGAATCAGGCAGTGACGGAGGAAGCAATCCGCAAGATCAAGTGGGACGTGTCAGTGAAAGGGGCAGAATGGAGCGAAACGCTTGATCTGTTTTCAAAGCTGGACCCTAAACTGCGCACGCCAGTTTTATTAAGGCATTACTACGGCTATACCTACGCCGAAATCGGGCTGATGCTGCAGATCAAGGAAGGCACGGTGAAGTCCAGAGTTCATAAAGGGCTCCAGCAAATCAGAAAGGAGTGGGACGATGAATAA
- a CDS encoding cytosine permease produces MKVERRTIEYIPNEERHGKAKDLFPVWFGANMHITTLVTGTIPVAMGLNLFWSVAAIICGTLIGAIFMASHSAQGPQLGIPQMIQSRAQFGVIGAILPLFLVMFIYLGFFASSTILAAGTLSSFVPIPGSWSIIGLSAVCFLLTIFGHDLIHKMQKILSWTSFAVFFAATILIFQLPIPAGSWIPGAVDLPIFLVAVSAVATWQLAYAPYVADYSRYLPVQTPASKTFWYSYAGTSVSSIWMMLLGALLTTALPDFTANSGSQIVQLFGPFSFIMLIIVLFGQMAINVFNLYGAFMSTTTTLEPFLKLKVTAKVRIIMILGVTLVGTVLSLLGQSNFMELFLNFIFFISYFLIPWTAINLVDYYFVRHGKYQVKAMFDVNGPYGKINWITTIAFVLSILLEIPFINTSFYIGPLAKMFGGGDIAWIVGLAVPSVLYYVLMKPRLKKRSYQEKLSSL; encoded by the coding sequence TTGAAAGTAGAAAGGCGAACGATTGAATATATTCCCAATGAAGAAAGACATGGTAAGGCGAAAGATTTATTTCCCGTATGGTTCGGGGCTAATATGCATATCACCACGTTAGTGACCGGCACGATTCCCGTTGCAATGGGACTTAATCTATTTTGGAGTGTTGCCGCTATTATTTGCGGAACATTAATCGGTGCCATATTTATGGCGTCTCATTCCGCGCAAGGCCCTCAGCTTGGCATCCCGCAAATGATTCAAAGCCGTGCCCAATTCGGCGTAATCGGAGCGATTCTTCCCCTCTTCTTAGTCATGTTTATCTACCTTGGTTTCTTCGCAAGCAGCACGATTCTGGCGGCTGGAACCTTAAGCAGCTTTGTTCCCATCCCGGGTTCATGGAGCATTATAGGCTTAAGTGCCGTATGTTTTTTGCTCACCATTTTCGGCCATGATTTGATTCACAAAATGCAAAAAATCCTTTCTTGGACCTCTTTTGCCGTATTTTTTGCTGCAACGATACTCATTTTTCAATTGCCGATTCCGGCAGGCAGCTGGATTCCCGGAGCGGTTGATCTGCCCATTTTCTTGGTGGCGGTCAGCGCAGTAGCGACGTGGCAGCTGGCCTACGCGCCGTATGTTGCCGATTATTCAAGATATCTGCCAGTTCAAACACCGGCGTCCAAAACGTTTTGGTACAGCTATGCGGGTACATCTGTCAGCTCCATCTGGATGATGCTGCTCGGCGCTTTGCTGACGACAGCACTTCCTGACTTTACGGCAAACTCAGGCAGCCAGATTGTCCAATTGTTCGGCCCCTTCTCGTTCATTATGCTGATCATTGTGTTATTCGGGCAAATGGCGATCAATGTCTTTAACCTGTATGGGGCTTTCATGTCCACAACGACAACGCTTGAGCCGTTTCTGAAGTTAAAAGTCACGGCGAAAGTCAGAATCATCATGATCCTCGGCGTCACGCTTGTCGGCACAGTCTTAAGCCTTCTCGGTCAAAGCAATTTTATGGAGCTGTTTTTGAATTTTATCTTTTTCATCAGTTATTTCTTAATTCCGTGGACCGCAATCAATTTAGTCGATTACTACTTCGTCCGCCACGGAAAGTATCAAGTCAAGGCCATGTTCGATGTGAACGGGCCGTACGGAAAAATCAATTGGATCACCACAATTGCGTTCGTTCTTTCCATCTTGCTGGAAATCCCGTTTATCAATACCTCCTTTTACATCGGACCGCTGGCCAAAATGTTTGGCGGCGGAGACATTGCATGGATTGTCGGCTTGGCCGTGCCTTCTGTTCTTTATTATGTATTGATGAAACCGCGTCTGAAAAAACGGAGTTATCAAGAAAAGCTGTCTTCTCTATGA
- a CDS encoding NAD(P)H-hydrate dehydratase, whose translation MNVPYWTEEHVRATLPERDAESHKGTYGTALLLAGSDDMPGAALLAGLGAMRSGLGKLVIGTSESVIPLIVPVLPEATYWRDGWKKAANAQLVDAYRAIAIGSGLPQTQNVQQAVDHVLAADCPVILDAGALTKRTYPKREAPVILTPHPGEFSRMTGVPVNELQNKRAQYAKEWAARLQTVIVLKGNQTVIAFPDGDCWRNPTGNGALAKGGTGDTLTGMMLGMLCCHEDPKHAILNAVYLHGTCAELWTDEHSAHTLLAHELPDMLPRVWKRFE comes from the coding sequence ATGAATGTTCCATATTGGACGGAAGAGCATGTAAGGGCCACGCTTCCTGAAAGAGATGCGGAGAGCCATAAAGGCACGTACGGTACGGCTTTGCTGCTGGCTGGAAGTGACGACATGCCGGGGGCAGCGCTGCTTGCAGGGCTTGGGGCGATGCGGAGCGGTCTCGGCAAGCTTGTCATCGGTACATCAGAAAGCGTAATCCCGCTAATTGTTCCTGTTTTGCCCGAGGCGACCTATTGGCGTGACGGCTGGAAAAAAGCGGCAAACGCTCAGCTTGTAGACGCGTACCGGGCCATTGCCATCGGATCAGGGCTTCCGCAAACTCAAAATGTACAGCAGGCAGTTGATCATGTGCTTGCGGCAGATTGCCCCGTTATTCTGGATGCCGGAGCGCTGACGAAGCGAACGTATCCGAAACGGGAGGCACCCGTCATCCTCACACCGCACCCGGGCGAGTTTTCCCGCATGACAGGGGTGCCTGTGAACGAATTACAAAATAAAAGAGCGCAATATGCAAAGGAATGGGCGGCACGGCTGCAGACGGTCATTGTGTTAAAAGGAAATCAAACTGTTATCGCGTTTCCCGATGGCGACTGCTGGCGCAATCCAACCGGAAACGGGGCGCTCGCCAAAGGCGGAACCGGTGATACGCTGACGGGCATGATGTTGGGCATGCTCTGCTGCCATGAAGATCCGAAGCACGCCATATTAAACGCGGTCTATTTACACGGCACGTGCGCCGAGCTCTGGACGGACGAGCACTCCGCACATACGCTGCTCGCTCATGAGCTTCCTGACATGCTGCCCCGTGTGTGGAAGCGGTTTGAATGA
- the cydC gene encoding thiol reductant ABC exporter subunit CydC — MKKEEWILPYIKQNARLFVLVIFLGAVTIFSAAFLMFTSGFLISKAATRPENILLIYVPIVAVRTFGIARSVSRYVERLVGHHIILKIVSDMRVRLYNMLEPGALMLRSRFRTGDMLGILSEDIEHLQDAFLKTIFPAISALLLYAVSVIALGFFSWPFAILLALYLFVLVVLFPVVSLLVTRAKNAKLKSGRNVLYSRLTDAVMGVSDWMFSGRRHAFIDSYEKEEHDWFELERKKQRFTRWRDFAAQCLVAGLILLMLFWTAGQTADGELAKTMIAAFVLVVFPLTEAFLPLSDALGEVPGYQDSIRRMNKVAPQLEASQTESAAEPLDLRDVTLSFRDVAFSYDNSSQVLNRFSFTLRQGEKMALLGRSGSGKSTSLALIEGALKPDSGSVTLNGVETALLKDQITDAVAVLNQKPHLFDTSILNNIRLGNGEASNEDVRRAAKQVKLHDYIESLPDGYHTSVQETGIRFSGGERQRIALARILLQDTPIIILDEPTVGLDPITERELMETVFEVLKGKTILWITHHLAGVEAADKIVFLENGKTEMEGTHEELLAANERYSRLYHLDVPVK, encoded by the coding sequence ATGAAGAAAGAAGAATGGATTCTGCCGTATATCAAGCAAAATGCCCGCCTGTTCGTTCTGGTTATCTTTTTGGGCGCGGTGACGATTTTTTCTGCTGCTTTTCTCATGTTCACCTCAGGATTTTTGATCTCTAAGGCGGCGACAAGACCGGAAAACATCCTGCTCATTTATGTGCCGATTGTCGCTGTGCGCACCTTTGGGATTGCGCGGTCTGTGTCACGATATGTGGAACGTCTCGTCGGCCATCACATTATTTTGAAAATCGTGTCCGACATGCGCGTCCGTCTTTACAACATGCTTGAGCCGGGTGCCCTGATGCTGCGTTCCCGTTTTCGCACGGGGGATATGCTCGGCATTTTGTCCGAGGATATTGAGCATTTGCAGGATGCTTTCTTAAAAACGATTTTTCCTGCTATCTCAGCCTTGCTCCTGTATGCTGTTTCAGTGATTGCGCTTGGGTTCTTCTCTTGGCCGTTTGCCATTTTGCTTGCGCTTTATTTGTTTGTTCTTGTTGTGCTGTTTCCGGTTGTGTCTTTGCTCGTGACAAGAGCGAAGAATGCGAAGCTGAAAAGCGGGCGGAATGTGCTGTACAGCCGTCTGACAGATGCCGTGATGGGTGTCAGCGACTGGATGTTCAGCGGACGCCGGCATGCGTTTATTGATTCCTATGAAAAAGAGGAACATGATTGGTTTGAGCTTGAACGGAAAAAACAACGCTTTACAAGATGGCGGGATTTTGCTGCGCAATGCCTTGTCGCCGGCCTTATTTTGCTGATGCTGTTTTGGACGGCTGGGCAAACTGCAGACGGTGAACTCGCTAAAACAATGATTGCGGCTTTTGTGCTTGTGGTATTCCCGCTGACGGAAGCCTTTTTGCCGCTTTCGGATGCCTTAGGCGAAGTGCCGGGCTATCAGGATTCTATCAGACGCATGAACAAGGTGGCTCCTCAGCTGGAGGCGTCACAAACTGAATCAGCTGCTGAACCGCTCGATCTCCGGGATGTCACACTGTCCTTTCGCGATGTGGCGTTTTCGTATGACAATAGCAGCCAAGTGCTGAACCGCTTTTCCTTCACGCTGCGTCAGGGAGAAAAAATGGCGCTGCTCGGCCGGAGCGGCTCTGGGAAATCAACATCGCTTGCATTAATCGAAGGCGCCTTGAAACCGGACTCCGGTTCTGTGACGTTAAACGGAGTGGAGACAGCGCTGTTAAAGGATCAGATTACGGATGCGGTGGCCGTGTTAAATCAAAAACCGCACCTGTTTGATACAAGTATTTTGAACAACATCAGGCTCGGAAACGGAGAAGCAAGCAACGAGGATGTGCGCCGCGCCGCAAAGCAGGTCAAGCTGCATGACTACATTGAGTCATTGCCTGACGGATATCATACCTCTGTACAGGAAACGGGCATCCGTTTTTCCGGTGGAGAGCGCCAGCGGATCGCACTTGCGAGGATTTTGCTGCAGGACACACCGATCATCATCCTCGATGAACCAACAGTCGGCCTCGATCCTATTACCGAACGTGAATTGATGGAAACGGTGTTTGAGGTGCTGAAAGGAAAAACGATTTTATGGATTACCCACCATCTCGCGGGAGTGGAAGCGGCTGATAAAATCGTATTTCTCGAAAACGGCAAAACAGAAATGGAAGGAACCCATGAGGAGCTTCTGGCGGCAAACGAACGGTACAGCCGCCTATATCACCTTGATGTTCCTGTAAAATAG